From Etheostoma cragini isolate CJK2018 chromosome 1, CSU_Ecrag_1.0, whole genome shotgun sequence, a single genomic window includes:
- the LOC117943580 gene encoding E3 ubiquitin-protein ligase AMFR-like: protein MPLLFLERFPWPSLQTYTALSVALLAGSIFSAYTTVTDPGIGVLETDEIPALSEGEHLEHLNNDISEPELSILWYLANDSLFVWVLVNTFCCSLMLTAKMIQYVVFGPLRVSEKQHLKDKFWNFIFYKFIFIFGVLNVQTVDEVVMWCLWFSALVFLHLMVQLCKDRFEYLSFSPSTPMNSHVRVLCLLVSLLLDCCGLAVGCGLFGASHGMHTLSFMAAECLLVTVRTGHVIMRYSIHLWDLNHPGTWESKGTYVYYTDFIMELAMLFLDLMHHIHMLLFGNIWLSMASLVIFMQLRYLFHEVQRRVRRHKNYLRVINNMEARFAVATAEELAANDDDCAICWDTMLTARKLPCGHLFHNSCLRSWLEQDTSCPTCRTSLNINGDGGQARGQPQGGGLEENIGPAGAAPDARPHINQHNHFFHFDGSRIASWLPSFSVEVMHTTNILGIAQANNSQLMAMAHQVQEMFPQVPSYLVMQDLQLTRSVEVTTDNILEGRIQVPFPTQAIEHAPTQVSTGPDEQEGSSGAAEQGLSESDSMEIRGGRFSKSAEERQKMLKQRKEEILQQARRRYLNKSPEDQEDEDLPGLEEDIVPELNLTVLRRRTMAAAAERRMQNQQDPAP from the exons ATGCCTCTGCTGTTTTTGGAGAGGTTTCCTTGGCCCAGCCTGCAGACCTACACAGCACTGAGTGTGGCTTTGCTTGCTGGCAGCATCTTTAGTGCCTACACCACTGTGACTGATCCAGGCATTGGGGTCTTGGAAACTGATGAAATACCTGCTCTCTCTGAAGGGGAGCATCTTGAACATCTAAACAATGATATTAGTGAGCCAGAATTGTCAATCCTGTGGTATCTTGCCAATGACAGTCTTTTTGTATGG GTGTTGGTCAACACATTCTGCTGCTCTTTGATGTTAACTGCTAAAATGATTCAGTATGTGGTGTTTGGCCCGCTCAGGGTCAGTGAGAAGCAG CATCTGAAAGATAAGTTCTGGAACTTCATCTTCTACAAGTTCATTTTCATCTTTGGCGTATTGAACGTTCAGACAGTGGACGAGGTGGTCATGTGGTGTTTGTGGTTCTCTGCCCTGGTTTTTCTCCACCTCATGGTACAGCTCTGCAAAGACCGATTTGAATAT CTGTCTTTCTCGCCCTCCACTCCCATGAACAGCCATGTACGAGTGCTTTGTCTGCTGGTCTCCCTGCTGCTGGACTGCTGTGGTCTGGCTGTGGGCTGTGGTCTGTTTGGAGCTTCTCATGGCATGCATACCCTCTCCTTTATGGCAGCAGAG TGTCTGTTGGTGACTGTACGCACTGGGCATGTCATCATGCG ATATTCCATTCATCTGTGGGATCTAAACCATCCAGGGACCTGGGAGAGTAAGGGAACATATGTCTATTACACTGACTTCATCATGGAGCTGGCTATGCTCTTCCTGGACCTCATGCACCATATCCATATGCTG CTTTTTGGAAACATCTGGCTGTCCATGGCAAGCTTGGTTATCTTCATGCAGCTGCGGTATCTCTTCCATGAGGTCCAGCGCCGTGTCCGCCGCCACAAGAACTACCTTCGTGTCATCAACAACATGGAGGCCAG ATTTGCAGTTGCTACTGCAGAGGAGCTGGCAGCTAATGATGATGATTGTGCCATCTGCTGGGATACTATGTTGACAGCACGCAAACTACCCTGTGGGCATCTCTTCCACAA ctCTTGTTTGCGCTCATGGCTGGAGCAGGACACCTCGTGTCCAACATGTCGGACATCCCTGAACATTAATGGGGACGGGGGCCAAGCGAGAGGACAGCCTCAGGGCGGGGGCTTGGAAGAAAACATCGGCCCAGCAGGAGCTGCTCCAGATGCTAGACCACACATCAACCAACACAATCACTTCTTCCACTTTGATG GATCTCGCATTGCCAGCTGGCTGCCCAGTTTCTCAGTGGAAGTAATGCACACCACCAATATCTTGGGCATTGCTCAGGCCAACAACTCCCAACTCATGGCAATG GCCCATCAGGTCCAGGAGATGTTCCCTCAGGTGCCCTCCTATCTTGTGATGCAGGATCTACAGTTGACTCGCTCTGTGGAGGTCACCACTGACAACATCCTGGAGGGACGCATCCAGGTGCCGTTCCCGACGCAG GCCATAGAGCATGCCCCGACACAGGTGAGCACTGGGCCAGATGAGCAGGAAGGGTCCAGTGGAGCCGCTGAACAGGGCCTCAGTGAGTCAGACAGCATGGAGATCAGAGGAGGTCGCTTCTCTAAGTCGGCTGAGGAGAGGCAGAAGATGTTAAagcagaggaaagaagagaTTCTCCAGCAGGCACGCAG GAGATATCTGAACAAAAGTCCAGAGGACCAGGAGGATGAGGATTTGCCGGGACTGGAGGAGGACATTGTTCCAGAGTTGAACTTGACTGTGCTTAGACGTAGAACCATGGCGGCAGCTGCAGAGAGACGCATGCAAAATCAACAAGACCCTGCACCCTGA
- the si:dkey-148a17.6 gene encoding C3a anaphylatoxin chemotactic receptor encodes MRESPSFLCCPFLKGSEDLLVQHFGFSFHADATVSTYTCSMNNSTELSSSEEITMAPEEFDGGTAVACVILGLSFLVGAPGNLLVIWTILRHVKQRSHTLVLILHLAAADLLVLITLPLWIYSLAHHWVFGEACCKAMVFVINACMYSSVFLITLMSVERFVAVRHPFSSAGWKRKKALNKVLLALWTAAFVFSIPVIPTQVVGTDAGEEHCLYRLYTSVTQELVCVLLETLLGYIIPLIILVVCYGCLCSRITQMSFKSKRKSTVLIASIVVVFAICWTPHHIGNVLSLIILATENSLPDAAENLESVRSTMTFIAGAMVFISSTVNPILYMFAARSFRSSLRDTGIQKLFRHISSTSPGEGNKELSFVSKRQTNSSQCVSEPKDQLDIK; translated from the coding sequence ATGCGTGAATCACCCTCTTTCCTGTGTTGTCCATTCTTAAAGGGAAGTGAAGACTTgcttgtacagcactttggtttttcttttcatgcagaCGCTACTGTCAGCACATACACTTGCAGCATGAATAACTCAACTGAGCTGTCTTCCTCAGAGGAAATTACCATGGCCCCTGAGGAGTTTGACGGTGGGACTGCAGTGGCTTGTGTGATCCTGGGCCTGTCCTTCCTAGTAGGAGCTCCGGGGAACCTGCTGGTGATCTGGACTATCCTAAGACACGTCAAGCAGCGTTCCCACACTTTGGTGCTCATCCTGCACCTGGCTGCTGCAGACCTGCTGGTCCTCATCACCCTGCCTCTATGGATCTACTCCCTGGCCCACCACTGGGTGTTTGGAGAAGCTTGCTGTAAAGCCATGGTGTTCGTGATCAACGCCTGTATGTATAGCAGCGTTTTCCTCATTACTCTCATGAGTGTGGAACGCTTTGTGGCTGTGCGCCACCCCTTTTCCTCGGCTGgctggaaaaggaaaaaagctttaaataaagTTCTGCTAGCTCTGTGGACTGCAGCATTTGTGTTCAGCATACCGGTCATCCCAACTCAGGTTGTAGGGACGGATGCTGGTGAGGAGCACTGTCTGTACCGGCTTTACACTTCTGTCACCCAGGAGCTGGTGTGTGTGCTGCTAGAAACACTCCTGGGCTACATTATACCCCTCATCATCCTCGTGGTCTGCTATGGCTGCCTGTGCAGCCGGATTACTCAGATGAGCTTCAAGTCTAAACGCAAGTCCACGGTGCTGATTGCCAGTATAGTGGTTGTGTTTGCCATTTGTTGGACGCCTCATCACATAGGAAATGTCCTCTCACTCATCATCCTGGCTACTGAAAACTCCCTCCCGGACGCAGCGGAGAATCTGGAGAGCGTCAGGAGCACCATGACTTTCATCGCTGGAGCcatggtcttcatcagcagCACTGTTAACCCCATCCTCTACATGTTTGCGGCTCGCTCCTTCAGAAGCTCCCTGCGGGACACCGGTATCCAGAAGCTTTTCCGCCATATCTCCAGCACCTCCCCAGGTGAGGGCAATAAAGAGCTGTCCTTTGTGTCCAAGAGACAGACCAACAgttctcagtgtgtgtctgagccGAAAGACCAACtggacattaaataa